The region CATGGCAGCATGAGATTGCCGCCGCAAGGTCAGACGACGAAAATGATGTAATCTTTGCGCCTCAACTGACGAGTCTGTCTCCAGGTTTGCCTTTAATGTGGCGACGCCGCCGTCACCTGCCGGCAAAACCTGACGAGATTTATGCCACTTCTCAGCAAAATTGTCCTAAGATCTTCCAAAATGGATCCAGGTCCTTCCAAAATTTGCTCGCCCTGACGACCATGTCGCCAGTCTCGGAAAGAAACTGGCGAAATTCTCGTCAGATGCGCCCAGAACCTGACGAAAAATCTGCCACCATAGATCTAGGGTGACCAGAAATCTGTCAGGTCTCCCGCCAAAGTGGCGAAATCTTCGTCAGTTCCCATGTTGCACCTTAGGAAGCTAACCCAACTATTAGCATGTGTGGATGATACTTGGATTAACGGGTAGCAGATCTCAGCCTCCACAAGCTGAACATTTGCATATATCAAACAACGAATAGGGACTTTGGCGCCGCTTAGGGGAATAGTGTCAGTTATCGACATCGTCCAGCCAGAACAGTGACCATAGCTGACACTATCAGCCGGGGATAGTGTCAGTAGTTGCCACTATCCGTCTTGAACTGTAGCAGCAGACGCCCATATCCGCCAAAAACAGTGACAATATCTGCTACTGTCCTCAAAGGATAGTAGCAGAAAACGCTACTGTCCGCCGGAAACAGTAGCGACAGATGATACTATCCTCGCCGGAATAACAGGGCCAGTTGGCACTATGTTTATGGGCGGGTCATCGCCCGCCCATCACCGGCTACTCTATATTGATCTGCGTGCCGCGCGGCCCGGCGCCTTTGACCTTCGGTAATGTCACCTCCAGGACTCCATCCTTGAAGGTGGCCTTGGCTCCTTCCTTCTGCACCGCCACCGGGAGCGGGATCGTCCGCGTGAAGCTCCCATAGCTCCTTTCACGGCGATAATAATCCCGGTCCTTGATCTCTTCGTCACGCCGCGTCTCGCCACTGATGGTAAGGCCATCCTCAGTGAGCGTCAGGTTGATCTCATCCTTACTTACACCCGGGATTTCTGCCTTCACTACTATCGAATCCCCGCGGTCATATACGTCTACAGCGGGAGACCATAAGCCTCCGGTAAACCAACCCTCTCCGCGCCGTCTGGGAAATCTTCGCGCCCAGAAATGCTCAAGGGCGTCCCGGAAATCTACAAGTTCTCTCCACGGATCCCATGGCACCAAATCAGGCATCTTTTCATCCCTCCATTTACTGGAATAATGTGATCATTTGAGCATTGTAGACTTGCTGGTGCTAACCACCTCCTGTGCCAATAATGAACCTGACAAGGCCCAAGAGATGATGGCCTGCCCACACGAATCTTTCGTCAGAAAGCTTCGGACTCGCGTTATATCGTCCGTCAGAAAGCTCCGGAAAGCTCTGAACTCGCATTTATGAACAACAATGATCACTCTATATTATCCCCGCAAATGGCCATGAAAAACTCCCATTTACTTTTCCGAAAGCCGGTTGATCTCCAGGGTGACTTGCTCGAGCTGGCGATTTAGTTCTCTCAGTTGGTTCTGAGCAACAGTGAGATAATAGTCGAGTTCCTTGCGTCTTTCGCCTGTGTCTGATTCCAGCAACCTCTTACATTCCCTGTAGATGTCTAGGGTCCTGTCCATTTCGGAACGGAGCTCCTTTGCCTTATCCTCCGCTGCCTCCTCTGCGCCCTTCACGTATGAGACGTCAGGAAGCAAGACTTCCTGATACCAGGGGGCATTCTCAGAATTCTCAAAGTTTAGAGAGACGCATATGGGGTCTTTCATGTTGCTCACGGAAGCGGCGAAAGATAGCGGGTTTAGCACTATGAGTCCTGACACAGTGGCCCGAAATGGCTCAGCCGGCCAGACTGTAAGCCTGTCTTGGGATATCCTGACGGCGATTTCGGCTGAGGTCAGATCCTTGACAAAATGGACACGATCCACCTGCCCTGTCAGATATCCCATCAAGTATGTCAATGCCGGATTGTTTGCTACCATCGCCGTGAAATTGTTGAGCGCCTCTATCTTCTTTTCCCTGCTTATCATAGCCCACCCTCACAATGCGCCTTTGCAGAATCTGTTATCATTCCCACTTATATTATATCGCAAAATCCCAATTTGAGGGCAGGGATGGCGCAGGATGAAATGGACTTTGCGGTTTCCCCCGCGTATTCGGGCCTGACTCGGGCGTATCCGCATCTGACCCATACACATTATAGGCATATATGTGGGCCGTACAGCACATCCTAAGCCATGGCATAGATCACCGACGAGTAGGCCATGCATGCATGGATCATATACATACGAATCATACATGCGCGAATCATATTCGATGCGCCTGGCGGCGAAAGGAGCGATAGCCACATGGGAAGTTTCCAGCTACTGATGAGTCCAATCAAGATCGGGAATATGCAATTGCGAAATAGGATCGTCATGCCTCCGATGGTGACGAATTATGCATATGAAGACGGTTCTGTCACCGATAGGTTGCGCGCCTATCATGTGGAGCGCGCGAAAGGCGGCGTGGGTCTCATAATAGTCGAGGCCTCGTATGTGCATTTGTCGGGACGAGGATTCCAAAATGAGGTGGGGATCTATTCAGACAGGCTTATTGCTAGTCTCAGAAGTCTGGTGGATGCCGTCCATACGCATGGCGCAAAGATAGCTATACAGCTTTATCATGGCGGCAGGCAAACGAAATCGAGTGTCACCGGTCAGCCCATAGTAGCCCCATCTCCGATCCCCGATCCAACTGAACCCGAGACACCCAAGGAATTGACAAAGGAAGAGATTGCAGAGCTTGTTAAGGCCTTTGGAGAGGCAGCCAGGCGAGCAAAGGCTGCTGGCTTCGATGCAGTGGAAGTTCATGGCGCGCATGGTTATCTCATTGATGAATTTCTGTCTCCTTATGCAAATAAACGCACCGATGAATATGGCGGCTCGCTGGAAAATCGGATGAGGTTTCCTCTGGAGGTAGTGCGGGCGGTAAGACAGGCG is a window of Bacillota bacterium DNA encoding:
- a CDS encoding Hsp20/alpha crystallin family protein; this translates as MPDLVPWDPWRELVDFRDALEHFWARRFPRRRGEGWFTGGLWSPAVDVYDRGDSIVVKAEIPGVSKDEINLTLTEDGLTISGETRRDEEIKDRDYYRRERSYGSFTRTIPLPVAVQKEGAKATFKDGVLEVTLPKVKGAGPRGTQINIE